AAAAGAGACACCACGTATCAATAACGCTTCGGTGTATGGTGTCAGGCCGGGGTCACCATTTTTGTTTAGAATAGCTGCTACTGGCATAAGGCCTATGCATTTTTCGGTCGAAAATTTACCGAAAGGACTCAGTTTAGACCCAAATACCGGAATCATTAGGGGAGATATCGCGAAAAAAGGCACTTATGAGGTGAAATTAGCAGCTCGAAATGGAAAAGGCACTACTTCAAAGCAATTACGAATCGTATGTGGAGATGAAATAGCACTTACTCCAACCATGGGATGGAACAGCTGGAATTGTTTTGGACATGAAGTATCTGCTGAAAAAGTTAAGCGTGCTGCTGATGCTTTAGTCAAAAGCGGTCTTGTTGATCATGGTTGGAGCTATATCAATATTGATGACTCTTGGCAATTTAATAGGGATCAGAAAGATTCGGCTTTTGCGGGAAATATGCGCGATAAAGATGGCTATATTATCACAAACTCTAAATTTCCCGATATGAAGGGTTTGGCAGACTATATACATGATTCGGGATTAAAGATTGGTATTTATTCCTCGCCGGGCCCTTGGACCTGTGGTGGATGTGCTGGAAGTTACGGCTATGAACGGCAAGATGCAGAACAGTATGCAGAATGGGGGATTGACTATTTGAAGTATGACTGGTGCAGTTATGGCGGAGTTATCAATCGGCCGGCCACGAGCGATCCAAAAACTGTTCCTTCTTTATCTTTTCAAGGAGGTGGAGACCTGGAGAAAGGGGTTTATCCATTTCAGCTTATGGGAGACTATTTGAAGAAGCAACCTAGGGACATAGTTTACAATCTTTGTCAATACGGCATGGGCGATGTATGGAAGTGGGGAAATCAAGTTCATGCGCATTCTTGGCGCACTACAAACGATATTACTGACAGCTGGGCCAGTGTGCGAGACATTGCATTGGCACAGGATAAAGCTGCTAGTTACGCAAAACCAGGTAATTGGAATGATCCCGATATGCTAGTTGTAGGGATTGTGGGATGGGGAAACTCGCATCCGACCAGACTCAAACCTGATGAGCAGTATTTACATATCAGTCTATGGAGTATCTTTTCGGCTCCAATGCTTATCGGATGTGATCTTGAAAAGTTAGACGATTTTACGTTGAACCTGTTGACTAACGACGAAGTTATAGCTGTAAACCAAGATGCGCTTGGTCGGCAGGGTACATGTCAGCAAACGATAGGCGATCTTCGGATTTATACCAAGCATCTCGAGGATGGTAGCAAAGCCGTAGCCTTTGCTAATTTTGGACTCGAAAGGCTCAATCTTTCCTATAGCGATTTTAGTAAATTAGGGATCTATGGCAAGCAGATAATTCGGGATTTATGGCGGCAAAAAGATATTGCTCAAATACAGACAGATACGGATGCATTGCAGCTGGAAGTTCCCGCTCACGGAGTACTATTTTATAAACTAAGCCGCACACAATAGTTTTAAAATAATTGTGTTACTAAATTCTAATAAAATATAATACTCACATATCACTAAAACCTATTAATCAAAAAAATGATTCGCTACATATTGATTTTTATTCTCACACCTACTTCCAAAGGAATATTTGCTCAAAATCCAATCATCCAAACAAAATATACTGCCGATCCAGCACCAATGGTTTACAGGGATACGGTCTATCTTTACACCAGCCATGTTGAGGATGACGCGTTTGGTTTCAAAATGAAAGACTGGCTCCTTTACACGTCTACGGATATGGTCAATTGGACAGACCACGGTGTAGTGGCTTCTCTCAAGGATTTTAAATGGATAAATACCGACAACGGTGCCTAGAGGCTATGAGGAATAAAAAAACCTTGAGTCTGGGAGGATCTCAAGGTTCCTAATTACTACCTATTTTTGAAAAGTACTATTAATACAATATCAAACCCTATTTAGTTTTAAAAAAATAAAAAAAAGCTGAGTTGCCATTACTCCAAAAAAATAAATGCTTAAAGCATGCAGTCTGCAAGAATAAAAAAGTAAATCATGTTACAAAAGTTAATCAATAAATCATTTAAAAATAGTTTAAAAGGTTATAGTTCACTTAATATCCTGGATTTTGGATTAGGTTAGGTTCGACTTGAAAGCTACTCTCATGGAAAGGCCAGAGGTATTGATGTGTCAAAAATTTTCTGTCTTCTATTTTAAGCACATCAGTTGTACCGTCTGTACGTTGTCGCATATGACCTAATGCAGGTTGATTAAGAACCACTTCTGCTGTTTTCCATCGCAGGATATCACTATAGCGCAGGCCTTCACCGGCAAATTCGACCCTTCGCTCATTGCGAATTAAGTCGATCCATTCCTGTTGAGATTTTACCGTTAGATTGACATCCGCTACGCTCATATCAAGTCCTGCACGTTGTCGAATCTGATTGATACAGCTTTTCGCTAATTCATCTACGTTATTCAACATAATTTTGGCTTCTGCATAGGTCAATAACACTTCAGCATAACGAGCCAGCGGAAAGTACATATTACCTCCCGTCCGAAATGCATCAGCTTCATCGACAAATTTCTTAAACCAATAACCAGATCGGCTGCTCCGCAAGTTTTGATAATAGAACAGACTCTTTGAGTCATAAATATCTATTTTCTCTTTGTTGAATAGGTCGCCCTGTCCGAAAATACTAGCAGCATAGCGTGGATCTCGATTTAATTTGGGGTTGAGCTCATATTCCTGCTTACTGTATAAGGGGCATTTATCAATTGGCCGCCCTTGTAGCGTCCAATAGCTATCGACCAACGACTTCAAAGGAACAACATAAGATTGTCCATTTCCAGTCTTATATTGTGGCGCAAGATGCTCGAAGGAATTTGTAGCAGAATTATTGTGGCTTTCCATGTCAAATTTGATGATAAACTCCTTATTGGTTTTATCTGCCTGGTAATTGAATAGGCTAGCATATTGAGGGTGAAGTTGGTATTTTCCACTATCCATTATTTCCTTCGCAAGGGTTGCGGCAAGATCATAACGTCCATTATAAAGAGCGTACCTCATGATCAACGTTTTGAAGGAGTATTTGTTGAACATATAGGCGTTTGTGGTACCTTCATTTTCAGGGAGTCTGTTTGCCACATCGTTGCTCATTTCAAATAGCTTGTCCAGTATTTCAGCTTTCGGCGTTACTGGAGGTGTAGCTTCTTCAAGGGTAACCGGTACTAGGACAAAAGGTACGTCACCCCAAACTTCAGTGATCCTGAAATAATGCCAGATTCGGAGTGCCTCTAAGATTGCTTTATATTTCTGTCTTATCGACTCATTTTCCACATAGGGAATATCAATATTAGCGATGTACGTATTGATCCGCCCCACGTGTTTATTATATAATGTCCAATAGTACTCCGCCAAGCGTGCATTGCTTGTCATATTACCATTGGCAATGACCATATGGTGGTCTGTCTCTATTCGAGCATAGGAGTTATCGCTACGACCATCTGACATATAAAAGAGTAGGCGCCGATCGCCAGGTTCCATAAAAACATCCAAATAACTACTGTATACTACCCGGCGCAGATCTTCTTCTGTGTTGAAGAACTCGTCGAAAGATGTTGCGGTAGGATCTCGTTTATCAAGAAATTTTTCGCAGCTACTTAACGTTGCTAGCGCAATTATCAAGGTTAAAAT
The genomic region above belongs to Sphingobacterium zeae and contains:
- a CDS encoding NPCBM/NEW2 domain-containing protein, which codes for MIYSIKKGILVLLLLSMTQIVHAQHTVWLDELDLKVATVGHGNPEANKSVSGNPLTIAGQVYKRGFGTHAESSLFIQVDGKAKKFTAFVGLDDAVRDHDAAVEFIVYGDNKRLWSSGIMRPKDAAKNIDVELKGVQKLALVVTDGGNGPYYDHANWVDAKFIADEKAIFKTFDPIASVPYILTPKAKETPRINNASVYGVRPGSPFLFRIAATGIRPMHFSVENLPKGLSLDPNTGIIRGDIAKKGTYEVKLAARNGKGTTSKQLRIVCGDEIALTPTMGWNSWNCFGHEVSAEKVKRAADALVKSGLVDHGWSYINIDDSWQFNRDQKDSAFAGNMRDKDGYIITNSKFPDMKGLADYIHDSGLKIGIYSSPGPWTCGGCAGSYGYERQDAEQYAEWGIDYLKYDWCSYGGVINRPATSDPKTVPSLSFQGGGDLEKGVYPFQLMGDYLKKQPRDIVYNLCQYGMGDVWKWGNQVHAHSWRTTNDITDSWASVRDIALAQDKAASYAKPGNWNDPDMLVVGIVGWGNSHPTRLKPDEQYLHISLWSIFSAPMLIGCDLEKLDDFTLNLLTNDEVIAVNQDALGRQGTCQQTIGDLRIYTKHLEDGSKAVAFANFGLERLNLSYSDFSKLGIYGKQIIRDLWRQKDIAQIQTDTDALQLEVPAHGVLFYKLSRTQ
- a CDS encoding RagB/SusD family nutrient uptake outer membrane protein, which gives rise to MKKKILTLIIALATLSSCEKFLDKRDPTATSFDEFFNTEEDLRRVVYSSYLDVFMEPGDRRLLFYMSDGRSDNSYARIETDHHMVIANGNMTSNARLAEYYWTLYNKHVGRINTYIANIDIPYVENESIRQKYKAILEALRIWHYFRITEVWGDVPFVLVPVTLEEATPPVTPKAEILDKLFEMSNDVANRLPENEGTTNAYMFNKYSFKTLIMRYALYNGRYDLAATLAKEIMDSGKYQLHPQYASLFNYQADKTNKEFIIKFDMESHNNSATNSFEHLAPQYKTGNGQSYVVPLKSLVDSYWTLQGRPIDKCPLYSKQEYELNPKLNRDPRYAASIFGQGDLFNKEKIDIYDSKSLFYYQNLRSSRSGYWFKKFVDEADAFRTGGNMYFPLARYAEVLLTYAEAKIMLNNVDELAKSCINQIRQRAGLDMSVADVNLTVKSQQEWIDLIRNERRVEFAGEGLRYSDILRWKTAEVVLNQPALGHMRQRTDGTTDVLKIEDRKFLTHQYLWPFHESSFQVEPNLIQNPGY